In Elusimicrobiota bacterium, the genomic window AAAATCTACCTTCTTTAAAATATCCAGAGCGCGAAGAGTTATATCGGCCAGATTACCGATCGGTGTTGGAACCAGATATAGTGTTCCTGCCATTTTTTGAGCCCTAAGCTTTCAGGAATAAATTTTTTTACTGCTCTTTTGTTCTGTTTCTAGCTGAAAGCTGATCGCTTATTGCCGACAGCAATTATCATTTCTTTTCTTCATTCAAAGCCTGCAAAAAAGCATCTACCACTTTGGGGTCAAACTGTTTTCCCCTGTTGTTTATAAGCTCTTTGATAGCATCTTCTTTTGGATATGCTTTATGATAAGGCCGGTCAGTCGTCATGGCATCATAAGCGTCAATCACCGAGACAATTCGTGAGCCTAAAGGAATTTCTTCCCCTGCAAGACCGTCAGGGTACCCTTCCCCATTATACCACTCATGATGATGGTGAACCATCGGGGCAACCGGAGATAAAAAAGCTACCGGTTCTATTATGCGGTTTCCTATTACCGGGTGCTTCCTTAAGGCCTCTTCTTCTTCAGGCTCAAGTTTTCCGGCTTTATTTAAAATCTCTTCTTTTATCCCGATTTTTCCTATATCGTGCACCAGGGCCGCATATTCAATATGCCGGATAAGAGGTTCGGGCAGATTCAATTTTTTGCAAATCAGACGGGCATATTTTCGCGCTCGGTCGGCATGCTCGTGGGTATACGAATCCTTTGCATCTATCGTTCGGGCAAGAGCCTGTATTATTTCTAAGTAAAAGTTCTGTATGTTGTCATAGAGATCAATATTTTCAAATAAAAGCGCGGACTGGTCCGCAAGAACCGACAACAGAAGCATATCTTTTTCTTCAAACTTTTTGCCATCATCCGGGCTATTAACATTTAATACGCCTAATACCTTGTCACGTACCCGAAGCGGCATTGTAATGAAAGAACTTGAAGTATAGCGTAAATTATCATTAGGCTTTAAGAATCTTTCGTCTTTTTCTACATCTTCAACAAAAATTGCTTTGCCGGTCTGAGCTGCCCTGCCGGAAATGCTTTCTCCCAATTTTACTTTTATAGCGTTCACGATTTGATCATTTATCCCTCTTGAAGCAATTATGTTAAGTTCGCTTTTAGACGGGTCTATCAGCATAACAGAACCTGCGGCCGCATGTGTTATTTTACAGCCCAAATCAACTATTGCTTTGCCAAGAACTTCTTTAGTTCCGATTTCTATCGCTGACATTGTGAACTCATGAATTTCCGTCAGCCTGGAAGAAAGCCCGTCAATATCAATTACTAAGTTTTGTAAGTTACCTTGAGATTTTTTAAGTTTTTCTAATGCCTTATTTACTTCTATTTTGACCCTTTTGCGTTCGTAAATTATCGCTAACCACATTAACGCAAAAGCGCCCAAAAAAATAAGCAGCTCGCGGTCAGCAAAATTCAGATTAGTTATAGCCATAATATTTTAATTAAACAAAATTACAGATATACCCTGTAATCTATTTCGGGGAAGATATTATTTTTATATTCAAGATGCCCCAAAAAACCCTCGTCTATTGAGTTTGAATTAATCTGCTCATAAAGTCTTGTAAAATTTGATATATGGTCACGAGTCCTTTTTTCAGCGTATGCAACCATTGTTCCTGCTGTCATTATAAACGCCCAGTCTGATGACTGTGCTAAAAGAAGCTCTCTTGCGGCCTGGTTTAGCGCTCTTCTTTTCATTCCCGAAGCATCAGGATTGGATGAGGCTAGTTCCACCATTCTGTCTGCAGCTTTATGCAGATGGCGGTAAATCCAGTCATTCGTGCCGTTAAGCCAGACTTCATAATATCCCTTGTCGCCCCAGCTTGAAGCAGCCGGTGTTAATACCTGATTTTTGGGATACTTTTGAAGATATTCAGAAGGCGTTATCATTGTGAAAACATTCTGGTCGTAATGAATTTTTCTGAACAAAAAGTTCAAAAACTGGGGCCCTTCAAACCACCAGTGGCCGAAAAGCTCGGCGTCGTACATTGAAACAATCAGGGGCTCTCTTCCCAAAACACCGCTGAGATATTCTATCTGCTTTTCGCGGTTGAACATAAAATTTGCCGCATGCTGAGCAGCTTTGTTTGATGCCCATTCAGGATTGTAGGGATGTTTCTGACCCAACGGGACTTTGCCTGTAATCCTGTGATATTTCAAACCGATGTTTCTTCTGACCCCGTCGGAATGAAGATAAGGCCTGATGTAATCATACTCTAAATCATACCCTAAATCCCTGTAAAATTCCCGGTAGTCAGGGTCTCCCGGATAGCCGGTTTCAGCGCTCCATACTTGGTGGGCCGTTTCAAGATCCCTTCCGAACGCCGCAACCCCGGTAGGGCAATATACGGGAGCGAAAACGCCGAACCTTGGGCGCGGAGTGCCGTAAAGAATCCCGTGCGCTTCAAGAAAGAAAAATCTCAAGCCCTCTTTTTTAAGTTCCCTGTCTATCCCCGGATCATAAGCGCATTCGGAAAGCCAGATACCATTAGGTTTTTTCCCAAAATGTTTTTCATAATCCTGGACAGCCACTTTAATCTGAGCCCTCATAGCTCTTTCGTTTATTTTTAAGGGCATAAATCCGTGCGTTGCGCAGCAGGTAATAATTTCCAGTTTTCCCGCATCCTGAAAGTCCTTGAAACCGAACAGTATATTCCCGTGATATTTTTCCCATATCCTGCGCCCCTCTTTAAGCATTCTTTCATACATCAGCGCGGTAGAGTGGTATTCAGGAATTGTATTGGTACGCCAGACTTCCTTTTCAGAAAGTTCAATGAGTTTGTTAAGACG contains:
- a CDS encoding DUF1957 domain-containing protein, which codes for MKPKGYLCLQLHAHLPFVRHPEFPDFLEEDWLYEGITETYLPLLSVFESLMRDGVDFRVTMTLTPPLVGMLSDSLLQSRYYERLNKLIELSEKEVWRTNTIPEYHSTALMYERMLKEGRRIWEKYHGNILFGFKDFQDAGKLEIITCCATHGFMPLKINERAMRAQIKVAVQDYEKHFGKKPNGIWLSECAYDPGIDRELKKEGLRFFFLEAHGILYGTPRPRFGVFAPVYCPTGVAAFGRDLETAHQVWSAETGYPGDPDYREFYRDLGYDLEYDYIRPYLHSDGVRRNIGLKYHRITGKVPLGQKHPYNPEWASNKAAQHAANFMFNREKQIEYLSGVLGREPLIVSMYDAELFGHWWFEGPQFLNFLFRKIHYDQNVFTMITPSEYLQKYPKNQVLTPAASSWGDKGYYEVWLNGTNDWIYRHLHKAADRMVELASSNPDASGMKRRALNQAARELLLAQSSDWAFIMTAGTMVAYAEKRTRDHISNFTRLYEQINSNSIDEGFLGHLEYKNNIFPEIDYRVYL
- a CDS encoding HD domain-containing protein; translated protein: MAITNLNFADRELLIFLGAFALMWLAIIYERKRVKIEVNKALEKLKKSQGNLQNLVIDIDGLSSRLTEIHEFTMSAIEIGTKEVLGKAIVDLGCKITHAAAGSVMLIDPSKSELNIIASRGINDQIVNAIKVKLGESISGRAAQTGKAIFVEDVEKDERFLKPNDNLRYTSSSFITMPLRVRDKVLGVLNVNSPDDGKKFEEKDMLLLSVLADQSALLFENIDLYDNIQNFYLEIIQALARTIDAKDSYTHEHADRARKYARLICKKLNLPEPLIRHIEYAALVHDIGKIGIKEEILNKAGKLEPEEEEALRKHPVIGNRIIEPVAFLSPVAPMVHHHHEWYNGEGYPDGLAGEEIPLGSRIVSVIDAYDAMTTDRPYHKAYPKEDAIKELINNRGKQFDPKVVDAFLQALNEEKK